The sequence CGAAATTTTCGATGAATACCGGCAGCAGCTCTCCATGAAGGGACAGCCCGGCGTCGGGGACCGTTTCATGAAATGGGTTCACGACAATCGCTGGAGTCTGCCTGACGCCAACCGAGTGACCATCACCAGAAATGGCGACTCATACGAAGAATTCCCCGCACATGAGGATTTGAACGATTTCGACAGATCGGACCGCAAGTTTGTCGCCGCAGCAAACGCCCATGTGGGGAAGCCGCCGATATTGCAGGCCACAGACAGCAAGTGGTGGGGATGGAAGGATGCCCTGACTGAGGTTGGTATTACCGTTCAGTTTCTTTGCCCGGAATACGTCAAAGCCAAATATGCCGAGAAGATAGGGACGTGAAAGAGGACTTTTTCAAATTTCCCTCAACACCTCATCTGGCGACCATGCCGGGAGTTGACATCAGGGGTGATAAGGTTCTGACAGCATTAGAACGTGATGCATTCCTGACGTATGAGGTGACGGTAGAAGAAAAAGTGGACGGCGCAAACCTGGGGCTCTCGTTTGATTCGCATGGGAATATCCGCGCCCAGAACAGGGGGGCTTATTTGCATTTGCCCGGCTCGGGGCAGTGGAAAAAACTTGGCGAATGGTTGGCGCGCCACATCGATGCGCTGTTCGAGCATCTCTCTGACCGGTACATCCTGTTTGGCGAGTGGTGTTATGCCCAGCACTCAATTTGTTACGAAAATCTGCCCGACTGGTTTCTTGCCTTTGATGTTTATGATCGAGAGGCCGGCCGCTTTCTGGCCACAGCGCACCGGGATCGGCTATTAGGTAAGATGCATATCTCCCAGGTGCCAGACATTGCACGCGGGCGGTTTACCTATCCCGAGATTGAAGATCTCTTATCGCAATCAAAGCTGACCAATCAGCCTGCTGAAGGAATTTATCTGCGAATTGATCACGGTGACTGGCTTGAACAACGGGCCAAACTTGTTCGCCCCGCATTTATTCAGTCGGTCGAGCAGCACTGGTCGCGTTCCGCAATCAGGCCGAATCGGCTAACACATGATGTCCAATGAAAAAATCAAGTAAGAAAAAACCGACCCAGACCGATCTCAAGCGCCAGCTTCCTGACCTCGACCGTCCGGCGCGACGGGCACAACAGGGGCTAGGGCCTTGGCCTTGACATGGTTCATCTGATAGCGACGTATGGATTTGCCGAAGAGTGACAAGAGTCAGAATGAACAAGACGAACTGTGTCAGCTGCGCGAGGAGAACGCCCGCCTGAAGGAACTGCTGACCCAGCACGGTATCGCCTGGGAAGAAACGACCACCCCTGAACCAGTCCTCGTCCCAACCGAATCCGCACCAGCCCCAGTCCCAGGCCATTTCAGCACCGATTACAAGATCGCCCTGTTTCGCCGTCTGTTTCGGGGACGGGAGGATGTCTATCCCAAACGCTGGGAGTCGGCCAAGGGCACGTACGGCTATTCACCGGCCTGCGGCAATGAGTGGAAGCCCGGCATCTGCCACAAACCCCGAGTAAAATGCGGCGACTGCGACCAGCGCCAGTTGCTGCCCGTAACCGATCAGGTAATCTATGACCATTTAGCCGGAAAGCAGACCATCGGCGTCTATCCGCTCCTGAGTGACGACAGCTGTTATTTTCTCGCGGCTGACTTCGACGAGGCCGACTGGCGGGAAGATGCCAAGGCTTTCATGCAATCCTGCCGGGAATTAAACATCCCGGCAGCTCTGGAGATTTCCCGCTCCGGCAACGGCGCTCACGTCTGGATATTTTTCGCCGATCCGGTACCAGCCCGGGAAGCCCGGCAGCTTGGAGCCGCATTGGTCAGCTACACCTGTGATCGCACCCGACAATTGTCGCTGGCCAGCTACGATCGCTTGTTTCCTAACCAGGACACCATACCCAAGGGCGGCTTCGGCAACCTGATCGCGCTTCCGTTGCAAAAGCAGCCGAGGAAATTAGGGCGCAGCGTCTTTGTGGATGAACACCTTCACCCCTTTTTAGACCAGTGGGCTTTTCTGGCATGCATCCGCCCTATGTCCCAGCGGGACTTGGAAGATGCCATCCTGAGAGCCAGCGAAGGTCGTCATCCTCTCGATGTTGCCTTTGCTACAGAAGAAGATGACAGCAAACCATGGCAACGACCATCGCCCGTACCCGCCCGAATTGCAGGCGCACTGCCGGAATCGTTAAAGTTGGTGCTGGCCAACCAGATTTTCATCGCCAAAGCCGATCTGCCGCAGCAGCTGGCCAACCGCTTGATCCGCCTCGCCGCCTTTCAGAATCCGGAGTTCTACAAGGCCCAGGCCATGCGCCTGCCGGTTTGGAACAAACCGCGCATCATCGGCTGCGCCGAGAACTACCCCCAGCATATCGGACTGCCGCGGGGCTGCCTCGATGCGGTGCTCGACCTGTTACAGGAGAATGACATCCGTCCTGAACTGCAGGACGAGCGCCTGCCGGGACGGAGGGTGACGGCCAAGTTTACCGGGACCTTGCGCAAGGATCAGAAAGTGGCGGTGTGGGAGATGCTCAAGCACGAGGTCGGTGTACTCTGC comes from Desulfatirhabdium butyrativorans DSM 18734 and encodes:
- a CDS encoding TOTE conflict system archaeo-eukaryotic primase domain-containing protein; translated protein: MDLPKSDKSQNEQDELCQLREENARLKELLTQHGIAWEETTTPEPVLVPTESAPAPVPGHFSTDYKIALFRRLFRGREDVYPKRWESAKGTYGYSPACGNEWKPGICHKPRVKCGDCDQRQLLPVTDQVIYDHLAGKQTIGVYPLLSDDSCYFLAADFDEADWREDAKAFMQSCRELNIPAALEISRSGNGAHVWIFFADPVPAREARQLGAALVSYTCDRTRQLSLASYDRLFPNQDTIPKGGFGNLIALPLQKQPRKLGRSVFVDEHLHPFLDQWAFLACIRPMSQRDLEDAILRASEGRHPLDVAFATEEDDSKPWQRPSPVPARIAGALPESLKLVLANQIFIAKADLPQQLANRLIRLAAFQNPEFYKAQAMRLPVWNKPRIIGCAENYPQHIGLPRGCLDAVLDLLQENDIRPELQDERLPGRRVTAKFTGTLRKDQKVAVWEMLKHEVGVLCAPTAFGKTVTAAALIARRKVSTLVLVHRTELLRQWQERLTGFLEIPKSGLGIIGGGKKKPSGKIDIAVMQSLSRREDLGELLDQYGQIIIDECHHLSAFSFEAILKQAKAKFVVGLTATPIRRDGHQPIIFMQCGPIRHSASRPETAPAKLEVWPKVLPAPEIPPGSTIQDVFRILAGDARRNRHIAGDVLAAYRERRKVLVLTERTDHLPLLREALGDGVEHCFVLHGRLPKKQRAAVFAKLNALDESAPRVLLATGRLIGEGFDHPPLDTLVLAMPISWKGTLQQYAGRLHREHADKQDVRIYDYAETDQPQLARMWEKRQRGYRAMGYEIKPMETVVLGNRMNLK
- a CDS encoding RNA ligase family protein — translated: MKEDFFKFPSTPHLATMPGVDIRGDKVLTALERDAFLTYEVTVEEKVDGANLGLSFDSHGNIRAQNRGAYLHLPGSGQWKKLGEWLARHIDALFEHLSDRYILFGEWCYAQHSICYENLPDWFLAFDVYDREAGRFLATAHRDRLLGKMHISQVPDIARGRFTYPEIEDLLSQSKLTNQPAEGIYLRIDHGDWLEQRAKLVRPAFIQSVEQHWSRSAIRPNRLTHDVQ